Sequence from the Nocardia brasiliensis genome:
TCCGACGTGCCGGTGCCGATCGGCCCGCCCGCCGCCGTGGACTGGGCGGCTTCGGTGAAGGTGACCCGAACCAGCCGTTCCATCGCCGCCGCCACCGTGCGCAGCGGGTCCGGTGAGCGCCGCACCCGGGCCAGCACGGTCGCGCCCTCGTACGCGGCGACCACCGTCGTGGCCAGTTCCCCCGCGTCCTGCGCGGACAGGCCCAGCTCGGCGAGCAGCCCGGCGAACGCCTGCTCCATCGCGTCGAACGCGGCGGCGCAGGCCTCCCGGACCGCCGCGACGTCGCTGCCGCCGTCGAGCGCCGGGGTGCCGATCGCGCAGCCGTCCACCCAGTCCGACCGGGTCAGCTTGCTGATCATGAACTCGAACAGCGTTGCGGTGGTGGCGAATACGTCGGTCGGGGCCTGCCTGATCATCCGGCCCGCCAGCGTGCCGGTGCCGGTGATCGCGGCCACCGCGATCTCCTCCTTACCGCCGGGAAAGTGGTGATAGATCGACCCGTACGGCAATCCGGCCGTCTCGCTCAACGCCTTCAGGCCGAATCCGTGATAGCCGTGCCGCGCGAGCAATTCGCACGCGGCGACCTCGATCCGTCGCCTGGACTCCGAAACCATATGTCCGATTGTCCCCCGCCCGGCAGCGCTGCCGAGCGGAACGAACGTGCCCGTACGCGGTATCGGATCGCGGCGCGAACTAGGCTGCGTCTCGTGGCGGTACTGGAGGGCGCGCGGCGCAGAACACTGGCATTCGGGCGCCGGGCACTCGGGTTGGACGTGCCCGCCAACGATCATTCGATCGCGGTCCTGCACCAGGACGAGTCCGAAGTGCCCGGCCTCAACCGCAAGGAACTGGTCCAGCTGGACCGGATCCGGCTGATGGGCGCCACCGGCACGGTGCTGATGGCGATCAGCGCGCTCGGCATCGGCGCGCAGCCGGTGCATCAGAACCCGACCTCGGGCGTGCGCGTACTCGGCATCTTCGCCCGCGCGCACACCGGATCGCTGGCCATGTGCATGACCGGCACGGTGATCGTGGTGCTCGCCTGGCTGCTGCTCGGCCGCTTCGCGATCGGCGGCATCGGCGGTTCGCCGATCCACCGGCTCACCCGCTCGCAGCTGGACCGCACGCTGCTGCTGTGGATCATCCCGCTCAGCGTCGCGCCGCCGATGTTCAGCAACGACGTGTATTCCTATCTGGCACAGAGCGAGATCGCGGCGCGCGGCATCGACCCCTATCAAGAGGGGCCGGTCGCCGGGCTCGGCATCGACAACGTGCTGACCAACAACGTGCCGACCATCTGGCGCGACACCCCCGCGCCGTACGGCCCGCTGTTCCTCTGGATCGGGCGCGGCATCGCCGAACTCACCGGCGACAACATCATCGCGGGCGTCTGGGTGCATCGCATGCTGGCCCTGGCCGGCGTCGCGCTGATCGTGTGGGCGCTGCCCCGGCTGTCCCAGCGCTGCGGCGTCGCGCCGGTGAGCGCGCTGTGGCTGGGCGCGGCCAATCCGCTGGTGCTGTTCCATCTGGTCGGCGGCGTGCACAACGACGCGCTGATGCTCGGACTGATGCTGGCGGGCATGGAGTTCTGCCTGCGCGCCATCGAGGACATCCATCCCTTCGATGGCCGGGCCTATACCTGGCTCATCGCCGGGGCGATCGTCATCACGATGTCGTCGTCGGTGAAGTTCACCTCGATCATCGCGCTCGGTTTCGTCGGCATGGCACTGGCCCGGCGGTGGGGCTTCTCGTTGCGTTCGGTCGCGGTCTCGGCCACGCTGCTCGGCGCCATCGCGATCGGGACGACGCTGTTGATCGGCTCGATGAGCGGGCTCGGCTTCGGCTGGATCCACACCCTCAATGTGGCCAACGCGGTGCGCAGTTGGATGTCGCTGCCGACGGTGCTCGGCATCATCACCGGCTTCGGCGGCGTGCTGCTCGGACTCGGCGACCACACCACCGCGATGATCAGCATCACCCGTCCGATCGCCGCGGCGGTCGCCGGTTTCATCGCGGTGCGCATGCTGGTCGCGACCGGCATCGGACGGTTGCACGCGGTCGGTGCGCTCGGCGTCGCGCTCGGCGCGATCGTGCTGCTGTTCCCGGTGGTGCAGCCCTGGTATCTGCTGTGGGCGATCGTGCCGCTGGCCGCCTGGGCCACCCAGCCGGTGTTCCGTGTTCCGGCCGTGACGTTCTCGGCGATCGTCAGCCTCATCCTGATGCCGCGCGGCGCCGAGTTCGAGGTGTTCCAGATCGTCGGCGCCGCCATCGCCACGACCATCGTCGCCGTGCTGTTCCTGGTTCTCACCCGCCACGCCCTGCCTTGGCGCGGTCAGACGGGGGTGTCGGCTTCGTCACAGCCGACCACGTCTTACGGTGTGACATCGTGACTCAGCGCAGCGCACCCGCCGTTCGGGTCGAGGGTGTCCTCAAGCGATACGGCGAGACCACCGCGGTCGACGGTCTCAGCTTCGATGTCGAACGCGCGCAAGTGCTTGCGCTGCTCGGCCCCAACGGCGCGGGCAAGACCACCACCGTGGAGATGTGCGAGGGATTCGTCGCACCGGACGCGGGCACGGTGCGGGTGCTGGGGTTGGATCCGGTCGCGGATTCGGATCGGCTGCGCCCGCGCATCGGCGTGATGTTGCAGGGCGGCGGCGCGTATCCGGGCGCGAAGGCGGGCGAGATGCTCGATCTGGTCGCCGCGTATTCGGCCGATCCGCTCGACCCGGACTGGCTGCTGCGCACGCTCGGCCTGCAGGACAATCGCGCGACGCCCTATCGCAGGCTCTCCGGCGGCCAGCAGCAGCGGTTGGCGCTGGCGTGCGCGCTGGTCGGCAAGCCGGAGATCGTGTTCCTGGACGAGCCGACCGCGGGCCTGGACGCACAGGCGCGACTCATCGTGTGGGAGTTGATCGATGCGCTGCGCCGCGACGGCGTGACGGTGGTGCTCACCACCCACCTGATGGACGAGGCCGAGCAGCTCGCCGACCAGCTGGTGATCATCGACCACGGGCAGATCGTCGCCTCCGGCACCCCGGCCGAGGTGACCGCGCACGGCGCGGCCGGGCAGCTACGGTTCAGCGCCCCACCGAAACTCGACCTCGAACTGCTGAAATCGGCACTGCCGGAAGGGT
This genomic interval carries:
- a CDS encoding TetR/AcrR family transcriptional regulator, translating into MVSESRRRIEVAACELLARHGYHGFGLKALSETAGLPYGSIYHHFPGGKEEIAVAAITGTGTLAGRMIRQAPTDVFATTATLFEFMISKLTRSDWVDGCAIGTPALDGGSDVAAVREACAAAFDAMEQAFAGLLAELGLSAQDAGELATTVVAAYEGATVLARVRRSPDPLRTVAAAMERLVRVTFTEAAQSTAAGGPIGTGTSDRDAEMVDADFGAPPRIPMDVSSGDAAPRDVDARVVAAAAEGEPAERGPEAEL
- the mptB gene encoding polyprenol phosphomannose-dependent alpha 1,6 mannosyltransferase MptB — protein: MAVLEGARRRTLAFGRRALGLDVPANDHSIAVLHQDESEVPGLNRKELVQLDRIRLMGATGTVLMAISALGIGAQPVHQNPTSGVRVLGIFARAHTGSLAMCMTGTVIVVLAWLLLGRFAIGGIGGSPIHRLTRSQLDRTLLLWIIPLSVAPPMFSNDVYSYLAQSEIAARGIDPYQEGPVAGLGIDNVLTNNVPTIWRDTPAPYGPLFLWIGRGIAELTGDNIIAGVWVHRMLALAGVALIVWALPRLSQRCGVAPVSALWLGAANPLVLFHLVGGVHNDALMLGLMLAGMEFCLRAIEDIHPFDGRAYTWLIAGAIVITMSSSVKFTSIIALGFVGMALARRWGFSLRSVAVSATLLGAIAIGTTLLIGSMSGLGFGWIHTLNVANAVRSWMSLPTVLGIITGFGGVLLGLGDHTTAMISITRPIAAAVAGFIAVRMLVATGIGRLHAVGALGVALGAIVLLFPVVQPWYLLWAIVPLAAWATQPVFRVPAVTFSAIVSLILMPRGAEFEVFQIVGAAIATTIVAVLFLVLTRHALPWRGQTGVSASSQPTTSYGVTS
- a CDS encoding ABC transporter ATP-binding protein produces the protein MTQRSAPAVRVEGVLKRYGETTAVDGLSFDVERAQVLALLGPNGAGKTTTVEMCEGFVAPDAGTVRVLGLDPVADSDRLRPRIGVMLQGGGAYPGAKAGEMLDLVAAYSADPLDPDWLLRTLGLQDNRATPYRRLSGGQQQRLALACALVGKPEIVFLDEPTAGLDAQARLIVWELIDALRRDGVTVVLTTHLMDEAEQLADQLVIIDHGQIVASGTPAEVTAHGAAGQLRFSAPPKLDLELLKSALPEGFAPRETTPGTYLVEGEINPQVLATVTAWCARVNVLATDIRIDQRRLEDVFLELTGRELRG